The Spirochaetota bacterium genomic interval GACGAGGGGGTGCTAGGGGGTGGCTGATATATTCACTAAAATATAAGAAACCAACTTCTAAACGCGCTGCTACCTCCAGAACCGCCCCTCCTTATTTCGTCCAGTTTTCGATTTTCAATCCTTTGATCCTGGCAAAGTGTTTCTCGTTATTGGTGACCAGGATCGAGTTAGTGGTAAGGGCTGTCGAGGCGATCAAGAGATCGAAATCATCGATGATTGAACCGGTTTTATGTGAATTCACTTTCAATTCGCTGAATGTTTCAATCACGGCTTTATCTATGTCTATGATGGGGAATAGCTCTTTTATTCGATACACAATGGCACTGTTCTTTTCTACGTTCCTCGATTTCCTTGCTCCAAATAATAGTTCTCCATAGGTGATGACGGAAATAGCCTTGGGAATTTTCTCATTTTTCAGGAAATTATCGTGAACAATGGAATTTCCTTTTATGCTGTATATGATGATGTTGGTATCAATCAAATATGACATCTTTTGCATTAAACCGTTTGGTTCCCGTGCGGGATTTATTGATGGAATCGATTATTGCATCGGCGTTTCGTTCATCGTCCCACGATCCGGAAAGTGCGATAAACTCCTTAGTGGGATTATTTTTATACACCATGGGGTTCGATAAGTATTTTTCAATAATGGAAATGACTTCCTGGCTGATCGATCTGTTTTCGCTCTTCGCGATGGTTTTTAAAGACGCGTATAATCGATCATCGATATCCCTGACTTGCAGAATTGCCATACATATACCTCGATTGTATCAATGTACCGGGTATTCATGAAAAATCAAGCATAATTCATGAGTTTTGAACCAAAAGTTCCATCACCAATCCCCGGGAAAGGCATGTGCGGAATGAACACGTGCTCAAAGGGCTCATTCCAGCTAAAACATAAAATAAATAATTCTCATTTCCATCCCTCCCGTCCGATTAATTAATCAAACAGACAAAAGAGGGCACCCGTAATGATCATCACCGATTTCAGCAGCCTCGCACGCTTTGCGGAAACCAAAACCGAACCGGCAAAAAGCATTAAGCCCGACAAAAAGGACGCGCCGGAGCCCGCGAAGGCTTCCTCAGACTCCGTCGACCTCTCGGTCTCCGCGAAGATGACCTCCCAGCTTTATGGCCTCAAGGAGGCGCTGGAAAACATCCGCAAGGGCATAGGCCTGGTCACGAGGACCGACAGCTACCTCTCAACGACCGAGGACGCGATCCAGAAGATCCGCGCACTGGCCGTGAAGGGCGCGAACGGCACATTCACCAACACCGACCGCCAGCATTTCCAGGTCGAGGTTTCCGCGCTCATCGACGAGGTGGACCGCATCGCGTCACAGGCCGAGTTCAATCGCTTCAAGCTCCTCACCGGCTCCTTCTCGAAAAACAATCCCTACGCCTCCATGTGGCTGCACGTGGGGCCCAACATGAACCAGCGCGAGCGTATCTATATCGGCACCATGACCGCGCGCTCCCTGCACCTCAAGGACAATTCGGGCAGGATCACGGCAAGCGTCTCGACGCCCTCGGGCGCGAACCAGAGCATAGGCGTGATGGATAGCGCGCTCCAGAGCATCGCCAAGCAGCGCGCCGACATGCTCGGCTACTCCGAGCGGCTCAAGGTGACCTCGCAGGAGGTCATGCGCTCCATGAACGCGATTCTCAAATCCGGCGACGCGAAACTCGATCACGATGCGGCCGCGGAGCTCATGGAGACCATCAAGTATCTCAAGTTGGACAAGTAGCGGCGCGGGGGGCCGATTCGCATACGGGCGCATCACGATGCGCGGTCCACGGACGAAGCGGAAACGGAGGAAAACAATGCGGACGAACATAAAATCGACGGCCATGATCACGATGATGCTTTGCGCGGGACTCCTCGCGCTTCCCGAACGCGGGAATCCCCAGGGAGCCGCGCAGCCCGTCGCCGAATCGCGCGCCGTCCTCAAGGCCGCCGACATCCATCTCTCGGTCATGACGGACATCTTCCAGAAGATTCGCGCGCTCGCCGTCCGCGCCTCAAACGGGACCTACTCCGCGACTGACCGGGAGCTCATGGAGCTTGAATGCAAAGAGCTTTTCAAGGAATTCGTCCGGATATGGAACACCGCCGCGTGGAAGGGGACGCCTCTGTTCAACAGCCGCGCATCCGGATGGAAAAAGTCGCTGGACGTTCCCGTGGGCGCCCAGACCCTTTCGGTCGAGATGCCGCACGTCACCCTCGACGACCTTGGCATCAATCCCGCGAAGGAGGACTACTCGCGAATCTACGCGAGTGTCGCCACCGGCGAATCGGCCAACCGGACCATCGGCGTCATGGACGAGCACATAAGCCGTCTCGCCACGGAGCGGGCGCGCCTCAGGGCGTTCTTCATCCGCCTTGGCTTCATCGAGCACCTCCAGCAATCGCTCGCCGCGCTCAAGTAGCGCGGCCGGGGCGTTCAGCGTCAGCCTCCTGACGCATCCACATTCATAAGGGCGTCTATCTCCGCGGAAAATACTTCCACAAGTTCTTTTTGTTCGGCTTCATCCATCCAGGCCGTCCTGACTGAGTTCAGAATGATATCGCATATTCCCCTGCGTGAAATCCCGAAGCTTTGCTCGATCATCCGGTATTCATCCGCGAGCAGGTTTCCGAACATCGCGGGATCATCGGTGTTTATCGAAAAGTGTGTGCCGTATTCCATGAAGACCAAGAGCGGGTATTCCCGATGCGACCCGACGGCTCCGGTCCTCACGTTCGACAGGG includes:
- a CDS encoding type II toxin-antitoxin system VapC family toxin, which gives rise to MSYLIDTNIIIYSIKGNSIVHDNFLKNEKIPKAISVITYGELLFGARKSRNVEKNSAIVYRIKELFPIIDIDKAVIETFSELKVNSHKTGSIIDDFDLLIASTALTTNSILVTNNEKHFARIKGLKIENWTK
- a CDS encoding antitoxin is translated as MAILQVRDIDDRLYASLKTIAKSENRSISQEVISIIEKYLSNPMVYKNNPTKEFIALSGSWDDERNADAIIDSINKSRTGTKRFNAKDVIFD
- a CDS encoding flagellin, with amino-acid sequence MIITDFSSLARFAETKTEPAKSIKPDKKDAPEPAKASSDSVDLSVSAKMTSQLYGLKEALENIRKGIGLVTRTDSYLSTTEDAIQKIRALAVKGANGTFTNTDRQHFQVEVSALIDEVDRIASQAEFNRFKLLTGSFSKNNPYASMWLHVGPNMNQRERIYIGTMTARSLHLKDNSGRITASVSTPSGANQSIGVMDSALQSIAKQRADMLGYSERLKVTSQEVMRSMNAILKSGDAKLDHDAAAELMETIKYLKLDK